A part of Micromonospora chersina genomic DNA contains:
- a CDS encoding DUF4192 domain-containing protein — protein MTSPNNPRLPITSPADLLTAVPYLLGFHPTDSLVIVGLTGTRIAVASRADLPQPSQVAAWADDYILSQIRMLRNAAATRAIAVGYGPAATVTSAVDTVIPRLAATDIDVFDALRVTDGRYFSYLCQDPACCPTDGVPFDPQRSDIAMHAIVAGCHVLPDRAALVASIAPTTGDARVAVTRATAHARARRRTLISEAGRDGLILAGEQAVRDMLARYADEQTLTDDELAWLTVLLPVPAIRDVAWQATDAQPWHVAMWTDITRRAHPPLVAPPASLLAFAAWRRGDGALASIAIDRALAANPNYSLAQLIDQALRAGLAPSVLDGWPHPGQPTIA, from the coding sequence GTGACCAGCCCGAACAACCCGCGCCTGCCGATCACCTCGCCCGCGGACCTGCTCACCGCCGTGCCCTACCTGCTCGGCTTCCACCCCACCGACAGCCTCGTGATCGTCGGCCTCACCGGCACCCGGATCGCCGTCGCCAGCCGCGCCGACCTCCCCCAGCCCAGCCAGGTCGCCGCCTGGGCCGACGACTACATCCTGTCGCAGATCCGCATGCTGCGGAACGCGGCGGCCACCCGCGCCATCGCCGTCGGCTACGGCCCCGCCGCCACCGTCACCTCGGCCGTCGACACCGTGATCCCGCGGCTGGCCGCCACCGACATCGACGTCTTCGACGCGCTGCGGGTCACCGACGGCCGCTACTTCTCCTACCTCTGCCAGGACCCCGCCTGCTGCCCCACCGACGGCGTGCCCTTCGACCCCCAGCGCAGCGACATCGCCATGCACGCCATCGTCGCCGGCTGTCACGTCCTACCCGACCGGGCCGCGCTCGTGGCCAGCATCGCCCCCACCACCGGGGACGCCCGCGTCGCCGTCACCCGCGCCACCGCCCACGCCCGAGCTCGACGCCGCACCCTCATCAGCGAGGCCGGACGCGACGGCCTGATCCTCGCCGGCGAACAGGCGGTGCGGGACATGCTCGCCCGCTACGCCGACGAGCAGACCCTCACCGATGACGAGTTGGCCTGGCTCACTGTCCTGCTGCCCGTCCCCGCGATCCGCGACGTCGCCTGGCAGGCCACCGACGCCCAGCCCTGGCACGTCGCCATGTGGACCGACATCACCCGCCGCGCGCACCCGCCGCTCGTGGCACCACCGGCGAGCCTGCTCGCCTTCGCCGCGTGGCGCCGCGGCGACGGCGCGCTTGCCTCCATCGCCATCGACCGCGCCCTAGCCGCCAACCCCAACTACAGCCTCGCGCAGCTGATCGACCAGGCGCTGCGGGCCGGGCTCGCCCCGTCCGTGCTCGACGGCTGGCCCCACCCCGGCCAGCCCACCATCGCCTGA
- a CDS encoding DUF2637 domain-containing protein, which yields MSPLTSPTTRTADNSTSEAATDVAVVHLKRLRWAVRATLTLGVAASVAANVLHARPNPISQIIAAWPPLALLLTVELISRVPHHRRSLGIIRMAATSVIAAIATWVSYWHLVGVAARYGEIGAGAAYLLPISVDGLVIVASVSLVELTARIRAGQPEQHPEPPVAATPSPAPTTRMPHAPSAGRPDEGTADPSSGASASADPVRCPDPPQRRPQHDAGDGERRPRRHLVDVANARAQQPPAASTTNGEPAVNGDELVPSDTAAAVAYWHRREPDLHPAEIAARIGRSERTVRRYWPPRPQTPPAATDNHAADLTERART from the coding sequence GTGAGCCCGCTGACCAGCCCCACCACCCGTACCGCGGACAACTCGACAAGCGAGGCCGCCACTGATGTGGCTGTCGTGCACCTGAAGCGGCTGCGATGGGCAGTACGGGCAACCCTCACCCTCGGGGTCGCCGCATCGGTCGCCGCGAACGTGCTGCACGCCCGACCGAACCCGATCAGCCAGATCATCGCCGCGTGGCCGCCGCTGGCGCTGCTGCTCACCGTCGAGCTGATCTCCCGCGTCCCGCACCACCGCCGCTCCCTCGGCATCATCCGCATGGCCGCCACCAGCGTTATCGCCGCCATCGCCACCTGGGTGTCGTACTGGCACCTCGTCGGGGTCGCCGCCCGCTACGGCGAGATCGGCGCAGGGGCCGCCTACCTGCTGCCCATCTCCGTTGACGGCCTGGTCATCGTCGCCAGCGTCAGCCTCGTCGAGCTCACCGCCCGGATCCGCGCGGGACAACCCGAACAGCACCCCGAGCCTCCTGTGGCCGCCACACCCAGCCCTGCGCCCACCACACGCATGCCGCACGCCCCATCAGCGGGCCGCCCAGACGAGGGCACTGCAGACCCGTCATCCGGCGCGAGCGCATCAGCCGATCCGGTCCGGTGCCCTGACCCGCCGCAGCGTCGCCCACAACATGACGCCGGCGACGGTGAGCGCCGGCCGAGGCGCCACCTGGTCGACGTGGCCAACGCGCGGGCGCAGCAGCCGCCCGCCGCCAGCACCACGAACGGCGAGCCGGCGGTGAACGGCGACGAGCTGGTGCCGTCGGACACGGCTGCCGCGGTTGCCTACTGGCACCGGCGGGAGCCCGACCTGCATCCGGCCGAGATCGCGGCCCGTATCGGACGCTCGGAACGCACTGTGCGCCGGTACTGGCCGCCACGTCCGCAGACACCACCGGCAGCCACCGACAACCACGCCGCTGATCTCACCGAACGTGCACGCACCTAG